One window from the genome of Bacillus tianshenii encodes:
- a CDS encoding SpoVA/SpoVAEb family sporulation membrane protein, which yields MDIFKMTPAHALSILVVLGAVLAGFGIYDNLIDFAGAGATVPITSFGNALVDGAMGEAEKYGIVGVITGMFEVTSAGISAAIVFGFLGAVLFRPKG from the coding sequence ATGGACATTTTCAAAATGACCCCTGCACATGCGCTAAGTATTTTAGTCGTATTAGGTGCGGTTCTAGCTGGCTTTGGCATTTATGACAATTTAATTGACTTCGCTGGAGCAGGCGCTACAGTGCCGATTACAAGCTTTGGAAATGCACTAGTTGACGGAGCTATGGGAGAAGCAGAGAAATATGGAATTGTTGGTGTTATTACAGGGATGTTCGAAGTTACAAGTGCTGGCATATCTGCTGCAATTGTTTTCGGTTTCCTTGGTGCTGTATTATTTCGGCCAAAAGGATGA
- a CDS encoding P-II family nitrogen regulator — translation MKKLEAIIRPEHFQTLRKRLDSAGISGLTVSEVAGCGKQKGQEGIFRGNRFEINLYPKVKVEMVIEESKLESIIDIIQTTCATGQVGDGKIFVYPVENVIRIRTGQRGLEAI, via the coding sequence GTGAAGAAGTTAGAAGCAATTATTCGCCCTGAACATTTTCAAACACTTCGTAAACGTTTAGACAGCGCAGGAATTAGCGGTTTAACTGTTTCGGAAGTCGCTGGATGTGGCAAGCAAAAGGGACAGGAAGGTATTTTTCGTGGAAATCGTTTTGAAATTAACCTTTATCCGAAAGTAAAAGTTGAAATGGTTATTGAAGAATCAAAGCTTGAGTCAATTATCGATATCATTCAAACAACATGCGCTACAGGCCAAGTCGGAGATGGGAAAATCTTTGTCTATCCTGTTGAAAATGTCATTCGAATCCGAACAGGTCAGCGAGGCTTAGAGGCAATCTAA
- a CDS encoding ammonium transporter, translating into MNKKIGSLFLGSFLLTSTAYAEETAPTVESVVQSMDMMWIMIAAFLVFFMHAGFAMVETGFTRSKNALNILMKNIMTMSIASVLYFFVGYGLMFGNSAGGFLGTNGFLLSEHEDQVGFFAFQAMFAATCATIISGAVAERIKLSSYLLLTIIMTGFIYPVVGHWVWGGGWLAEMGFTDFAGSTVVHLTGATGALVAVSFLGGRIGKYSQGKVNVIPGHNIPLGALGVFILWFGWFGFNAGSTLAADATLVPHVVTTTLLAASAGVISSAFYSQLKYKRIDASLTLNGALGGLVGITAGCANVSFIGATVIGLIAGIILLESVEFIDRKLKLDDPVGAIAVHGICGIWGTVSVGLFATEGGLFYGGGIELFATQLIGVSAVIVWTVSAVSLSLFLVTRLSSIRVSREEEISGLDFAEHGSAAYEATRSIFNENIGDEGSSFGIGLIERLDGLHSPPPKTKTKTS; encoded by the coding sequence GTGAATAAGAAAATTGGCAGCTTGTTCTTAGGTAGTTTCCTCCTAACTTCAACTGCATATGCAGAGGAAACAGCTCCTACAGTCGAATCGGTCGTTCAGTCAATGGATATGATGTGGATTATGATTGCCGCATTTTTAGTGTTCTTTATGCACGCAGGCTTCGCAATGGTTGAAACAGGCTTTACACGTTCGAAAAATGCGTTAAACATCTTAATGAAAAATATTATGACAATGTCAATTGCTTCTGTTCTTTACTTCTTCGTCGGCTATGGATTGATGTTCGGTAATTCTGCTGGAGGTTTCCTCGGTACAAACGGCTTTCTTCTAAGCGAACACGAAGACCAAGTTGGCTTCTTTGCCTTCCAAGCAATGTTCGCAGCAACATGTGCCACAATTATTTCAGGAGCTGTAGCAGAACGTATTAAATTAAGCTCTTACCTCCTCCTTACAATTATCATGACAGGTTTCATTTATCCAGTTGTAGGCCACTGGGTATGGGGCGGCGGCTGGCTGGCTGAGATGGGATTCACTGACTTTGCAGGTTCAACAGTTGTTCACTTAACTGGAGCTACCGGAGCACTTGTAGCAGTTTCCTTCCTCGGGGGCCGAATCGGAAAGTATTCACAAGGAAAAGTAAATGTAATTCCTGGACATAACATTCCACTTGGAGCTCTAGGTGTCTTTATCCTATGGTTTGGTTGGTTCGGATTTAACGCAGGCAGCACGCTTGCTGCTGATGCAACCCTTGTACCACATGTTGTTACGACAACACTTCTTGCTGCAAGTGCCGGTGTCATTTCCAGTGCGTTCTACTCACAATTAAAATACAAACGAATTGATGCCTCTCTTACATTGAATGGAGCACTTGGCGGACTTGTCGGTATTACTGCAGGGTGTGCAAATGTTTCATTTATCGGTGCCACAGTAATCGGTCTTATTGCAGGTATCATTCTTCTTGAATCGGTTGAGTTTATTGATCGGAAACTAAAGCTCGACGACCCTGTTGGCGCAATTGCTGTTCATGGAATCTGTGGTATTTGGGGAACGGTTTCTGTTGGATTATTTGCTACAGAAGGCGGCCTGTTCTATGGCGGCGGAATAGAATTGTTCGCAACGCAACTTATCGGGGTCAGCGCCGTTATCGTGTGGACTGTTTCCGCCGTATCACTGTCGCTGTTCCTCGTTACCCGCTTGTCGTCCATCCGTGTTTCTCGTGAAGAAGAAATCTCAGGACTTGATTTTGCAGAGCATGGTTCTGCCGCTTATGAAGCAACAAGAAGCATTTTCAATGAAAATATTGGGGATGAAGGTTCTTCCTTCGGTATTGGCTTAATCGAACGTTTAGATGGTCTTCATTCTCCTCCTCCCAAAACAAAAACAAAAACGAGCTAA
- a CDS encoding aspartyl-phosphate phosphatase Spo0E family protein, with protein sequence MQQTIEIKRKKMMDAAKKYGITSKETVKYSQELDKLIAAFLAKNSNNNVSSIKTF encoded by the coding sequence ATGCAACAAACGATTGAGATAAAAAGAAAAAAAATGATGGATGCTGCAAAAAAATACGGCATTACGTCTAAAGAAACTGTCAAATATAGTCAAGAGTTGGACAAGCTTATTGCTGCTTTCTTAGCTAAAAACAGTAATAATAATGTTTCCTCCATCAAAACTTTTTAA
- a CDS encoding SDR family oxidoreductase — MELGLAGKTALVMASSKGLGKAIATKFAEEGANVMITSRSEETLQQTSQEIKKKTGRDVSYQVCNLTNPYDIQSLVQQTVDTYGTVDILINNAGGPPAGKFDDFRDEEWQKAFELNLLSYVRAVREVLPLMRKQGGGRILNIASSSIKQPIDGLILSNTFRTGIVGLAKSLSSELAPDNILINTLGPGRIATDRVDELDQKAAEKRGKSIEEVKESFEALIPIGRYGTPEEFANTAVFLCSEANTYVTGQALLVDGGLVKAL, encoded by the coding sequence ATGGAATTAGGTCTTGCAGGAAAAACAGCGTTAGTAATGGCATCAAGCAAAGGGCTAGGGAAAGCAATTGCGACAAAGTTCGCAGAAGAAGGCGCCAATGTAATGATTACAAGCCGAAGTGAAGAGACGCTTCAGCAAACGTCTCAAGAAATTAAGAAAAAAACAGGCAGAGATGTTTCATATCAAGTATGTAACCTTACAAATCCCTATGATATCCAATCACTTGTACAACAGACTGTTGATACATACGGAACTGTGGATATTTTGATTAATAATGCTGGTGGTCCTCCTGCTGGAAAATTCGATGATTTTCGCGATGAAGAGTGGCAGAAAGCTTTTGAACTGAATTTATTAAGTTATGTGCGTGCTGTTCGCGAAGTGCTACCTTTAATGCGTAAGCAAGGAGGAGGACGGATCTTGAATATTGCCTCTTCTTCCATTAAACAGCCGATCGATGGTTTGATTTTATCAAATACATTTCGAACAGGGATTGTCGGCTTAGCAAAGAGCTTATCGTCAGAGCTTGCTCCGGACAATATTTTGATTAATACACTTGGACCAGGGCGAATTGCGACAGACCGTGTCGACGAGCTTGACCAAAAGGCTGCCGAAAAACGAGGAAAATCAATAGAAGAAGTGAAAGAAAGCTTTGAAGCACTTATTCCGATTGGGCGTTATGGCACCCCTGAAGAATTCGCAAACACAGCTGTCTTCCTATGTTCTGAGGCTAACACCTACGTAACAGGACAAGCCTTACTAGTAGACGGAGGATTGGTTAAAGCATTGTAG
- the gerPC gene encoding spore germination protein GerPC has product MLNQNWMSYIYQLTSYVHQQNKRIEELEMMLTNMQEQLTQIEEKNGNSKIERIEYHFDQLKIETLEGTLNIGLTPNAPGTLEEFSTGENETDLSPAIMKSYPNLMTEIKRRSEHFLNNHAPTIIHKVSQHYRMPIDQSLHTFIIQDIHNQLDDRIFSYLQRITPNQVETEGEKKIVQETVAAIQRDIEKGVEMFIQNHQQKGAQS; this is encoded by the coding sequence TTGCTTAATCAAAATTGGATGTCCTACATATACCAATTAACTTCATACGTTCATCAGCAGAACAAACGAATCGAAGAACTTGAAATGATGTTAACGAATATGCAGGAGCAACTCACTCAGATAGAAGAAAAAAATGGAAACAGCAAGATTGAAAGAATTGAATATCACTTTGATCAGCTAAAAATCGAAACACTAGAAGGCACCTTAAATATCGGTTTGACACCTAACGCTCCCGGTACTCTCGAAGAGTTCTCAACTGGTGAAAATGAAACTGATCTCTCACCTGCAATTATGAAAAGTTATCCGAATTTAATGACTGAAATTAAACGCCGCTCTGAACATTTTTTAAATAACCATGCCCCTACGATAATTCATAAGGTTTCACAACATTATCGCATGCCAATTGACCAATCTTTACACACATTTATTATCCAAGATATTCATAATCAACTAGACGATAGAATCTTTTCCTATTTACAACGCATTACACCGAACCAAGTTGAAACAGAAGGCGAAAAGAAAATTGTCCAAGAAACAGTCGCTGCGATTCAACGCGATATTGAAAAAGGTGTAGAAATGTTCATTCAAAACCATCAACAGAAAGGAGCACAGTCATGA
- a CDS encoding fumarylacetoacetate hydrolase family protein: MRFVTATKGEHIFIGILDNESKKVLNLQEAQEQSGYSFSLSSDIVTCLEQGEEFLDNVRQLQAWALENSSKEGVFESLETVDLLAPIPRPRKNIFCIGKNYAAHAIEMGSESDIPSAPMVFSKAPTAVTGPNDIVLHHRNVTKELDYEGELAVVIGKHGKGISKEDAMDYVFGYTILNDITARDLQARHKQFLLGKSMDTSCPMGPYLVHKSLVEDPHNLKIETRVNGEVRQTGNTSQFIFDIPTLISVLSQATTLEPGDIIATGTPAGVGKGFKPPKYLQPGDKVEIEVEKIGTLVNMIEAQ; encoded by the coding sequence ATGAGATTTGTTACAGCTACAAAAGGTGAACATATTTTCATTGGTATATTAGATAATGAGTCGAAAAAAGTATTAAATCTTCAAGAGGCACAAGAGCAAAGTGGTTACTCGTTTTCTCTTTCGTCAGATATTGTTACATGCTTAGAGCAAGGAGAGGAATTCCTTGACAATGTTAGACAATTACAAGCATGGGCTTTAGAAAACTCATCAAAAGAAGGTGTTTTTGAAAGCTTAGAAACTGTTGACCTTCTTGCGCCAATTCCGCGTCCGCGTAAAAATATTTTTTGTATTGGCAAGAACTATGCTGCGCATGCAATTGAAATGGGAAGTGAATCAGATATTCCTAGTGCACCGATGGTTTTCTCGAAGGCACCAACAGCTGTTACCGGTCCGAACGACATTGTGCTGCACCACCGTAATGTAACGAAAGAGCTTGACTATGAAGGTGAGTTGGCTGTTGTTATCGGGAAGCATGGTAAAGGAATTTCAAAAGAAGATGCGATGGATTATGTGTTTGGGTACACAATTCTGAACGATATTACAGCAAGGGACCTGCAAGCACGTCACAAACAATTTTTATTAGGGAAAAGCATGGATACATCTTGTCCAATGGGGCCTTACCTTGTACATAAATCACTTGTTGAGGACCCGCACAATCTAAAAATTGAAACTCGTGTAAATGGTGAAGTGCGTCAAACAGGAAATACAAGTCAGTTTATCTTTGATATTCCGACCCTTATTTCTGTGCTTTCGCAAGCCACTACATTAGAGCCTGGTGACATTATTGCAACAGGAACGCCTGCAGGGGTTGGAAAAGGGTTTAAGCCACCAAAATACTTGCAGCCAGGCGACAAAGTTGAGATTGAAGTTGAGAAAATTGGTACATTAGTTAATATGATTGAAGCACAATAA
- a CDS encoding long-chain-fatty-acid--CoA ligase, whose product MQVPLLLNDFLDRAVRLYGTKKAVVNDDGREYTYAELNDRVNQLSHGLKDLGVEKGDRIAYLAPNTLEMLEGFYGVFQLGAVMVPLNIRLKPEDYVFILNHSGSRFLFCDQELYQMIEPIRDQLETVEKVIIHYADKDTKDVNYDEWLSKYPTDAYERPEMDENDMCSLLYTSGTTGNPKGVMLTHRNNYLHAMSMMHHLRVTDEDNYLHILPMFHVNGWGAPFYYTANGATHICLRKAVPEAIFNNIQKHNVSSMHMAPTVLNALIQYYDEHKPEMNHDLRVVIAGSAPPPAFVTRVEEEIGWEFIQVYGMTESSPLSTISRVRSHLEDLPKEEKYKMKAKAGHELVGCQVRVVNDYGEEVPHDGKSIGEVVVRSNGVMVGYWKNEQATRETLQNGWLHTGDMGTMDQYGNVDIVDRKKDVIISGGENISSIEVEGALYDHPKILEAAVVALPHEKWGETPHAFVVVKQGEQLTEEEVIKFSRENLAHFKAVTGVTFVDELPKTASGKIQKVHLRNQAWEEKGAVKDGRFVN is encoded by the coding sequence ATGCAAGTACCTTTACTGTTGAATGATTTTCTAGATCGTGCTGTTCGTTTATACGGCACAAAAAAAGCCGTTGTTAACGATGATGGGCGCGAATATACATATGCTGAATTGAATGACCGTGTCAATCAATTATCACACGGTTTGAAAGACCTTGGTGTAGAGAAAGGTGATCGAATTGCATATTTGGCACCGAATACACTTGAAATGTTAGAAGGGTTTTACGGTGTCTTCCAGCTCGGTGCTGTTATGGTTCCGTTAAATATTCGTTTAAAGCCAGAGGACTATGTGTTTATTTTAAATCATAGTGGTTCAAGGTTCTTATTCTGTGATCAAGAGCTTTATCAAATGATTGAGCCAATTCGTGATCAACTTGAAACTGTTGAAAAAGTCATTATTCATTATGCAGATAAAGATACAAAAGATGTAAATTATGATGAGTGGTTAAGTAAGTACCCAACAGATGCTTATGAACGTCCTGAAATGGATGAGAATGATATGTGTTCATTGCTTTATACAAGTGGAACAACAGGTAATCCAAAAGGTGTTATGCTGACACATCGTAATAACTACTTACATGCGATGTCAATGATGCATCATTTACGTGTGACGGATGAGGATAATTATCTTCATATCCTGCCAATGTTCCATGTTAATGGATGGGGAGCTCCGTTCTATTACACTGCAAACGGTGCAACGCATATCTGTTTGCGTAAAGCGGTTCCAGAAGCGATTTTCAATAATATTCAGAAGCATAACGTGTCATCAATGCATATGGCGCCAACTGTATTGAACGCACTTATTCAATATTATGATGAGCATAAGCCGGAAATGAATCATGATTTACGTGTTGTAATTGCAGGTTCTGCACCACCTCCTGCATTTGTTACACGAGTTGAAGAAGAGATTGGATGGGAGTTTATCCAAGTATACGGAATGACAGAATCCTCTCCATTAAGTACAATCTCGCGTGTACGCTCACACTTAGAAGACCTTCCTAAGGAAGAAAAATATAAAATGAAGGCAAAAGCTGGTCATGAACTTGTTGGCTGCCAAGTGCGCGTCGTAAATGATTACGGTGAAGAAGTTCCGCATGATGGCAAGTCAATTGGTGAGGTTGTTGTTCGAAGCAATGGCGTTATGGTCGGTTATTGGAAGAATGAGCAAGCTACTAGGGAAACATTGCAAAATGGTTGGCTCCATACTGGTGATATGGGAACGATGGATCAATATGGAAATGTTGATATTGTTGACCGTAAGAAAGATGTTATCATTAGTGGTGGCGAAAATATTTCTTCTATTGAAGTTGAAGGTGCTCTATATGATCACCCGAAAATTCTGGAAGCAGCTGTTGTTGCATTACCGCATGAAAAATGGGGCGAAACACCACATGCATTTGTTGTAGTCAAACAAGGTGAACAGCTTACAGAAGAAGAAGTAATCAAGTTCTCCCGTGAGAATCTTGCACACTTTAAAGCTGTTACAGGTGTTACATTTGTTGATGAACTCCCGAAGACGGCTTCTGGTAAAATTCAGAAGGTTCATTTACGTAATCAAGCTTGGGAAGAAAAAGGTGCTGTAAAAGACGGTCGTTTCGTTAATTAA
- the spoVAC gene encoding stage V sporulation protein AC: MAKPKKELTPEMKAYQQMTQEQAVKRPLWKNSVRAFLFGGFICLIGQIFQSFFMRNFSFTEQTAGNPTVAVLIFITMLLTGFGLYDKIAQFGGAGTAVPITGFGNAVISAAIEHRSEGLVLGTGGNMFKLAGSVIMFGVFAAFAVALIKTLLIQFGII; this comes from the coding sequence ATGGCTAAACCAAAGAAAGAATTAACGCCTGAAATGAAGGCTTATCAGCAAATGACTCAGGAGCAAGCGGTGAAAAGACCGTTATGGAAAAATTCTGTACGTGCATTTTTGTTTGGCGGATTCATTTGTTTGATTGGGCAAATATTCCAATCTTTTTTCATGCGAAATTTTAGTTTTACTGAACAGACGGCAGGAAATCCAACTGTTGCGGTGTTAATTTTTATTACAATGCTATTAACCGGATTTGGCCTTTACGATAAGATCGCTCAGTTTGGAGGAGCAGGTACAGCTGTTCCGATAACTGGATTTGGGAATGCAGTAATATCTGCCGCCATTGAACATCGTTCTGAAGGCCTTGTGCTCGGTACAGGTGGAAATATGTTCAAACTAGCTGGTTCTGTCATTATGTTTGGAGTGTTCGCAGCCTTTGCAGTAGCGTTAATTAAAACGCTATTGATTCAATTTGGAATCATCTAA
- a CDS encoding YhcN/YlaJ family sporulation lipoprotein: MWYKFVVLWILLFVALTGCQQYGDKNVEINPHTISIKNENNLKTENITVKKVEDIIRPMKEVRKMKVAALNKDIIAVLELKHLYTFRSEKIIGKAQDKIKKEFPQKTVRVTTDHKIYIELEKLEKNIKNNEVNRNELNKQMKKVKELLKQT, from the coding sequence GTGTGGTATAAATTTGTTGTTCTTTGGATTTTGTTGTTTGTTGCATTAACTGGATGTCAGCAGTACGGAGACAAAAATGTGGAAATCAACCCGCATACGATTAGTATCAAAAATGAAAATAATTTAAAAACGGAAAATATTACCGTGAAAAAAGTGGAAGACATAATCCGTCCGATGAAAGAAGTACGAAAAATGAAAGTTGCCGCATTGAATAAAGACATTATCGCAGTCTTAGAACTTAAGCACTTATATACGTTTCGTTCGGAGAAAATAATCGGAAAAGCACAAGATAAGATTAAAAAGGAGTTTCCGCAAAAAACAGTTCGAGTTACTACTGACCACAAAATCTACATTGAACTTGAAAAGCTTGAGAAGAATATTAAAAACAATGAGGTTAATCGAAATGAGTTAAACAAGCAAATGAAAAAAGTGAAAGAATTATTAAAGCAAACGTAA
- a CDS encoding spore germination protein, which produces MPSIVGAVNVNSIGSSAVFNIGDVYSIAPRSTAKTFSGAGSFNTGERISNVNEYSVTNTYDNDVIDQEMLGNL; this is translated from the coding sequence ATGCCATCAATTGTAGGTGCAGTCAACGTGAATAGTATAGGTAGTTCAGCAGTTTTTAATATTGGGGATGTGTACTCGATCGCTCCTCGCAGCACCGCAAAAACCTTCTCGGGAGCAGGCTCATTCAATACTGGCGAACGTATTTCGAATGTAAATGAATATAGCGTGACAAACACGTATGATAATGACGTCATTGACCAAGAAATGCTCGGAAATTTATAA
- a CDS encoding spore gernimation protein GerPD — translation MNFHVVNRELCVGNLDIVGVSSSSIVLIGDTEQICLSSLFDTPPESLIIGPFVPLTTE, via the coding sequence ATGAACTTCCATGTTGTTAATCGCGAGCTCTGCGTTGGAAATCTGGATATTGTCGGGGTGTCCAGTTCGTCTATCGTATTAATTGGTGACACTGAACAAATTTGCTTGTCTTCTTTATTTGATACACCGCCTGAATCATTGATTATCGGACCATTTGTCCCCCTTACAACCGAATAA
- the asnB gene encoding asparagine synthase (glutamine-hydrolyzing): MCGITGWIDWKNDLRQAEVVVSRMAQTLNRRGPDDMNVWTSPHVAFGHTRLIVVDPEGGKQPMSKEKDGTTYMMVYNGELYNTEDLRKELLQRGYRFKSHSDTEVLLTSYIEWKEECVEHLNGIFAFAIWDEKAQHVFIARDRLGVKPLFYKQSGECLLFGSELKAVLAHPQVRAELDQEGLSEVFGLGPSRSPGNGVFKGIDELRPGHCLKFSPEGLKVWRYWNVVSREHTDSFEETVDRVRSLFLDTVHRQLVSDVPICTFLSGGLDSSAITARAANVMKAEGKGQLHTFSVDYIDNDKYFKASEFQPNTDHPYIEQMSKTFDTIHHRCLIDTEELTALLKDAVIVRDLPGMADVDSSLLWFCKKIKEHATVSLSGECADEIFGGYPWFHRKEDLERGGFPWMRSMDERMTLLRPNWQNQLDLKSYVMTKYEETVAEMPQLDGETGEAKNRRELFYLNMLWFMTTLLDRKDRMSMGASLEVRVPFADHRLVEYVWNIPWEMKMHEGREKGILRKALEGLLPHDVLYRKKSPYPKTHNPHYTKAVQQWMNEILANKNAPLFEFFDREKIKALNDSGGASFQTPFFGQLMTGPQLLAHLAQINYWFEEYKVNIVP, translated from the coding sequence ATGTGTGGGATTACTGGATGGATAGATTGGAAGAATGATTTGCGGCAAGCGGAAGTTGTTGTAAGTCGCATGGCGCAAACACTTAATAGACGTGGACCAGATGATATGAATGTATGGACATCACCGCATGTAGCATTTGGTCATACACGTCTTATTGTGGTGGACCCAGAAGGTGGAAAGCAACCAATGTCAAAGGAAAAAGACGGTACCACCTATATGATGGTGTATAACGGTGAATTATATAATACAGAGGATCTACGAAAAGAGCTATTGCAGCGTGGGTACCGTTTCAAATCTCATTCAGATACTGAAGTCCTTCTCACATCATACATTGAGTGGAAGGAAGAGTGTGTGGAGCATTTGAACGGTATCTTTGCTTTTGCTATTTGGGATGAGAAGGCCCAACATGTTTTTATCGCTCGTGACCGCTTAGGGGTGAAGCCATTGTTTTATAAGCAGTCAGGTGAATGTCTCCTATTTGGTTCAGAACTAAAAGCGGTTCTTGCTCATCCACAAGTAAGAGCTGAACTTGACCAAGAGGGTTTATCAGAAGTGTTTGGGCTAGGTCCCTCACGTTCTCCAGGAAATGGTGTATTTAAAGGAATTGATGAATTAAGGCCAGGTCACTGCTTGAAGTTCTCGCCAGAGGGGTTGAAGGTTTGGCGGTATTGGAATGTTGTAAGTCGTGAGCATACGGATTCATTTGAAGAAACGGTAGATCGGGTGCGAAGCTTGTTTTTGGATACGGTTCATCGTCAACTTGTTTCTGATGTGCCAATTTGTACGTTCTTATCAGGCGGGCTAGATTCCAGTGCAATTACAGCTCGTGCAGCAAATGTGATGAAGGCTGAGGGGAAAGGTCAACTGCATACATTTTCAGTTGACTATATCGATAATGATAAGTATTTTAAAGCGAGTGAGTTTCAGCCGAATACTGACCATCCTTACATTGAACAAATGTCAAAAACGTTTGATACGATTCATCATCGTTGTTTGATTGATACAGAAGAACTGACAGCGTTACTAAAAGATGCTGTAATCGTCAGAGACTTACCAGGAATGGCGGATGTTGATTCCTCATTACTATGGTTTTGTAAAAAAATCAAAGAACACGCCACAGTGAGCTTGTCTGGAGAATGTGCGGATGAAATCTTTGGGGGATATCCTTGGTTTCATCGTAAGGAAGACTTAGAGCGCGGCGGGTTTCCGTGGATGCGTTCAATGGATGAGCGAATGACATTGTTGCGTCCGAATTGGCAGAACCAGCTTGATTTGAAGTCCTACGTGATGACAAAGTATGAAGAAACAGTTGCTGAAATGCCACAACTTGATGGAGAAACAGGTGAAGCGAAGAACCGTCGTGAATTGTTCTATTTAAATATGTTATGGTTTATGACGACGTTGCTTGATCGGAAGGACAGGATGAGTATGGGTGCCTCCTTGGAGGTTCGTGTTCCGTTTGCTGATCATCGTCTTGTCGAATATGTATGGAACATCCCGTGGGAGATGAAGATGCATGAAGGCAGGGAGAAAGGAATTCTTCGAAAAGCCTTAGAAGGTTTGTTGCCGCATGACGTTCTTTACCGGAAAAAGAGTCCGTACCCGAAAACACATAATCCACATTATACAAAGGCTGTACAGCAGTGGATGAATGAAATTCTAGCAAATAAAAATGCACCGTTGTTTGAGTTCTTCGATCGAGAGAAAATTAAAGCCCTCAATGATTCTGGCGGTGCTTCCTTTCAAACTCCTTTCTTCGGTCAGTTGATGACTGGTCCGCAGCTGCTTGCTCATTTGGCACAAATTAATTATTGGTTTGAAGAATATAAGGTTAATATTGTTCCGTAA
- a CDS encoding spore germination protein GerPB, protein MNIYVNQQINIHSIKIEGITNSSVFQIGSAGIIKSLSNLYNTGGYIEEAPEVVEPLQAPYVPLPPPQ, encoded by the coding sequence ATGAACATTTATGTAAACCAACAAATTAATATCCATTCTATTAAAATTGAAGGGATTACAAATTCATCGGTTTTTCAAATTGGAAGCGCAGGTATTATAAAATCACTTTCCAATCTTTATAATACAGGAGGATATATTGAAGAGGCTCCAGAAGTCGTTGAACCTTTACAAGCTCCATATGTCCCACTTCCACCACCACAATAA
- a CDS encoding DUF1516 family protein, with protein MDINAIMLHTHVTAWTLTLILFFVSAAKLNKGQAPKVLHMILRLLYIIVFVTGTHLLFAVWQMVTPAIIKGLAGIWLLSTMEMILVRGKKGKSVKSFWIQFLIALILVFVMGYGVLG; from the coding sequence GTGGATATAAATGCAATTATGCTTCACACACACGTTACAGCTTGGACGTTAACATTGATTCTCTTCTTTGTCAGCGCTGCAAAGCTGAATAAAGGACAAGCACCGAAAGTTTTACATATGATTCTGCGTCTGCTCTACATCATTGTGTTTGTTACAGGTACACATTTATTATTTGCGGTATGGCAAATGGTGACACCTGCGATTATTAAAGGGTTAGCAGGTATATGGCTACTTTCAACAATGGAAATGATTCTCGTACGTGGCAAGAAAGGAAAGTCTGTAAAGTCATTCTGGATTCAATTTTTAATAGCATTAATTCTAGTATTTGTTATGGGTTACGGCGTACTAGGCTAA